AACATTAAAACACATTCTTCTTCACTTTCGGGGGATAAATTAAATGCTTTGGAACGATTCTTAAGCAAAGGTTTTCCTTCTAAAAAAGATGAGGAATATAAATATACTAATCTAAAAGAAATTATAGAAAAACAATATCAGTTTTTACCACAAGAAGAGCATCATATTTCTGAAGAGGAACTGAAAGCATTGCGTCTAGGAGAAGAAGATTTTGATTGGGTAGTGCTAGTTAACGGGAAATGGCGTCCAGAGCTTTCTAAGATTTCGGATAAAGATATTAAAGTACTTGCCTTAGACGAGGCACTTTCTAATGGAGAGAATGAGGCTTTGTTCCGTCCTTATTTTAATACTATTGCTAACGAGAGTTGGGCGTTTCCAAATCTTAATTTAGCATTCGCTCATTTGGGAGTAGCACTTTATGTGCCTAAAAATACGGTGGTAGAAAAGCCTATACATATTTTCTATATTTCACAAAATCAATCAGAAAATACGTTCTACAATCCGAGAAATATATTGGTGGTAGAAGCTGGCAGCCAGATAGAAGTGATAGAAAGTCATCATAATTTTGATACTTCGTTTACCTTTACCAACAGCCTTACCGAAATTTTTACTAAACCTAATGCTAAGGCAGATTGGCATAAACTACAGAACGATACAGATACTTCGTATCTGGTAGACCATACCTTTGTGAAGCAAGAAAGGGACAGCTTAGCTACGGTAAACACATTCTCTTTCGGAGGAAAGTTGGTGCGTAATAATTTAGATTTTATTCAGGAAGGAGAAAATATCAATTCTTTTATGAATGGTATTACTATTATTGGTAAAGACCAGCTAGTTGACCATCATACTGCTGTACACCATAATCAGCCTAATTGTGAAAGTTATCAGAACTACAAAGGAGTATTTAAGGATAATGCTCA
This Riemerella anatipestifer DNA region includes the following protein-coding sequences:
- the sufD gene encoding Fe-S cluster assembly protein SufD; this translates as MSLVENIKTHSSSLSGDKLNALERFLSKGFPSKKDEEYKYTNLKEIIEKQYQFLPQEEHHISEEELKALRLGEEDFDWVVLVNGKWRPELSKISDKDIKVLALDEALSNGENEALFRPYFNTIANESWAFPNLNLAFAHLGVALYVPKNTVVEKPIHIFYISQNQSENTFYNPRNILVVEAGSQIEVIESHHNFDTSFTFTNSLTEIFTKPNAKADWHKLQNDTDTSYLVDHTFVKQERDSLATVNTFSFGGKLVRNNLDFIQEGENINSFMNGITIIGKDQLVDHHTAVHHNQPNCESYQNYKGVFKDNAHGVFNGKVFVDKIAQKTNAYQQNNNILLSEGATIDSKPQLEIFADDVKCSHGCTVGQLNEDALFYLRARGISKNEAQALLLYAFANDAMENIDIEPLKLKISKLLAEKLEVNIEF